The Iamia sp. SCSIO 61187 genomic sequence ACGCTGGGCCTCGAGTACACCGTGTGGGAGGGCGACGACGAGTGGAACGCCGACGACGAGTGGCTGATCCAGCGGGCCAAGGAGGAGCTCGAGGCGCTGGGCCTGGCCCGCATCTCGGAGATCCGCGAGGGCTACGTCGTCCGCCAGGCCAAGGCCTACCCGATCTACGACGACCACTACCGGGCCAACGTCGACGTCCTCCGCGGCTGGCTCGAGGAGAACGCGCCGAACGTGCACCCCGTGGGGCGCAACGGCATGTTCCGGTACAACAACCAGGACCACTCCATGTTCACGGCCATGCTGACGGTCGAGAACATCTGCACGGGCACCACCCACGACGTGTGGGAGGTCAACGTGGAGGAGGAGTACCACGAGGAGGCGGCGGCCATCCCCGAGCCCGGCGAGCGGGCGCCCGGCAGCCACGGCACCGGGCGCGACGCCCCGGTGATCAAGCGCGAGGTGATCGAGGCGGCCCGGGCCGAGCGGTCCGCCGGCGGCCCTCCGGCCTGAGCCGGCCGATCCCGTCGCTGACCAGGGCGGCAGCGGCGATCACCAGCAGGGGCACGACGGGGACCTTGAACCGGGCGTCGCCGAAGGTCAGCAGGGGCACGGCGAGGACCGCCGCCGTGGTCACGGCGAGGGCCACCCCGTCGCGGTCGCGCCGCCACACCAGGCGGACCAGACCGACCAGGCCGACCACCCCGATCACCGCCCACAGCCCGTCGCTGACGTCGTAGAGGAGGGTGCGGGTCCGCTCCCCCATCCACGAGTCCTCGCGGTAGGACTCGACGGCCACGATGGCGTCGTGGTCGTCCCGGAGGGTGTAGCGCATCCGATCAAGCGCCAGCCCGGGCTGGTCCCGCCAGCGGTCGAGGGCGTACTCGATCGCCAGGTCGCGCTTGGCCGCGTCGCCCTCGACCTCGCCTCGCGGTCCGTCGGTGATGTCAACGTCGACGGCGCAGGCCTCCAGGAAGCGGAACGCGCCGACGGACCCGGGGGCGTGCCCGATGCAGAGGTTGTCCCCGGTGTTGGTCGACAGGGGCACGAACCCGTCGAGGCGCACGGCGTTGCGGATCGTCCACGGCGCCACGCAGAGCAGCCCGACACCGACCACCGCGCCGGTGCGGGTGAGCACCGTCCGCCACCCCGACCGGTCCAGGGCCCAGACCACGACGACGGCGACCAGCACCCCGGCGATGACCGGCCGGACCAGCAGGATCGCCCCGAAGAGAAGACCGGCGCCGACGAGGCGGCCGCGGCCCAGCGTCCCCCCGGCGGCCGGCACGGCGACGAGCAGGAACGCCAGCATGAGGGCGATCGACACCGTCTCGCTGAGCACCACCGCGGCGTGGACGACGAGGTTGGGCAGCAGCGCCACCACGACGGCGGCGGCCGCCCCGGCCGGCCCCCCGGCGATGCGCCGGCCCAGCACCCCGACCATCAGCACCGTCAGCCCGCCGACGACGGCCTGGCCCGAGCCCAGGACCTCGGGGAGGCTCCCCTCGGCACCGATCGCCTGGCACAGGGCCAAGGCCGCCCCCACCAGGTAGGGGTAGCCGGGCGGGAAGTAGGCCGTCGGGTTGTGGGTGAAGGGGTCGATCATCCCCTTGCCGTCGGCGATCGACTGGGCGTAGCCCACGTAGCGGGCCGGGTCGTACAGGCCCGCCGGCCAGCGGGCCCACACCACCGCCACCACCAGCCGGACCACGAGCCCGACGGCGGCGGCGGCGAGGATCACGGTGCCGCTGCGGTCGCGACCCACCCCGTCGTGCACCCGACCGACCAGGTCGCGCACCCGGCCCGGAGGGCCGCCCGGTGTCACCGGCGGGTCCGCCCCAGCCGCCCCCGGACCCCCCACCAGGTCACCCGGGCCATCGACTCGGCGATGATCCGCCCCGACATCTTCGAGATCCCCCGCTCCCGGTCCCGGAACTCGATGGGCACCTCGCCGATCCGGGCCCCCTGGGCCTCGATCCGCACCGCCAGCTCGGTCATGAAGGCGTAGCCCGAGGCCCGGGTGGTGGCGTACTCGATGGCCAGGAGGGTGGTGGCCCGGTAGGCCCGGAAGCC encodes the following:
- a CDS encoding glycosyltransferase family 39 protein: MTPGGPPGRVRDLVGRVHDGVGRDRSGTVILAAAAVGLVVRLVVAVVWARWPAGLYDPARYVGYAQSIADGKGMIDPFTHNPTAYFPPGYPYLVGAALALCQAIGAEGSLPEVLGSGQAVVGGLTVLMVGVLGRRIAGGPAGAAAAVVVALLPNLVVHAAVVLSETVSIALMLAFLLVAVPAAGGTLGRGRLVGAGLLFGAILLVRPVIAGVLVAVVVVWALDRSGWRTVLTRTGAVVGVGLLCVAPWTIRNAVRLDGFVPLSTNTGDNLCIGHAPGSVGAFRFLEACAVDVDITDGPRGEVEGDAAKRDLAIEYALDRWRDQPGLALDRMRYTLRDDHDAIVAVESYREDSWMGERTRTLLYDVSDGLWAVIGVVGLVGLVRLVWRRDRDGVALAVTTAAVLAVPLLTFGDARFKVPVVPLLVIAAAALVSDGIGRLRPEGRRRTARPGPPRSPRA